From Daucus carota subsp. sativus chromosome 6, DH1 v3.0, whole genome shotgun sequence, the proteins below share one genomic window:
- the LOC108227074 gene encoding scarecrow-like protein 18, protein MFGSEQEESSPQNIINMHFDHQHHQTTITSPSVHMRQLLISCAEHISRCDFYGAHRLINILSANSSPCGDSTERLVHQFSKALSLRLHSFADTSTITSGSTSNLVIPSLLTPKISPALPSSAGSGSGSSTQQVFDDESVVQSAYLSLNQITPFIRFTHLTANQAILESVEGHHAIHILDFNIMHGVQWPPLMQAMAEKFPPPMLRITGTGDNLTILRRTGDRLAKFAHTLGLRFQFHPVLLLENEESSISSFFASFAAYLQPDETLAVNCVLYLHRLSRERLSLFLHQIKALNPRVLTLAEREANHNLPIFLQRFVEALDHYTALFDSLEATLPPNSRQRIEVEQIWFGREIADIIASEGETRRERHERFRAWELMLRGSGFHNLALSPFALSQAKLLLRLHYPSEGYKLHILNDSFFLGWQNQHLFSVSSWH, encoded by the coding sequence ATGTTTGGTTCAGAACAAGAGGAATCATCaccacaaaatattataaatatgcacTTTGATCACCAACATCACCAGACTACCATAACTTCACCTTCAGTTCATATGAGACAGCTGCTCATTAGCTGTGCTGAACATATTTCTAGATGCGATTTCTACGGCGCTCACCGATTGATCAACATTTTGTCAGCCAATTCTTCGCCTTGCGGCGACTCCACCGAGAGATTAGTCCATCAGTTCAGCAAAGCCCTAAGTCTCCGTCTCCACAGCTTTGCTGACACCAGCACCATAACATCAGGTTCCACCAGCAATTTAGTGATCCCCTCGTTGCTGACTCCCAAGATTTCACCTGCATTGCCGAGTAGtgcgggttcgggttcgggttcgagTACGCAACAAGTGTTTGATGACGAATCCGTTGTTCAATCGGCTTACTTGTCACTCAACCAAATAACGCCTTTTATAAGATTCACTCATCTAACCGCAAACCAAGCGATACTAGAATCGGTTGAAGGGCATCATGCGATCCACATCCTTGATTTCAACATCATGCACGGCGTGCAATGGCCGCCTTTAATGCAAGCCATGGCCGAGAAGTTCCCTCCTCCAATGCTCCGAATCACGGGGACCGGTGACAATCTAACCATCCTCAGAAGAACCGGTGATCGCCTGGCCAAATTTGCGCATACTCTCGGCCTTAGGTTTCAATTTCACCCTGTTCTACTCCTCGAGAACGAGGAGTCCTCAATTTCTTCATTCTTCGCTTCATTCGCGGCTTATCTTCAGCCAGACGAAACCCTAGCTGTCAATTGTGTGCTATACCTCCACCGTCTCAGCCGCGAAAGATTATCCCTCTTTCTGCATCAAATCAAGGCCTTAAACCCTAGGGTTCTCACATTAGCCGAAAGAGAAGCCAACCATAACCTCCCAATCTTCTTGCAAAGATTCGTCGAGGCCTTGGATCATTACACAGCTTTGTTTGACTCGCTAGAAGCTACCTTACCGCCCAACAGCCGCCAAAGAATAGAAGTTGAGCAAATATGGTTCGGCAGAGAGATAGCCGATATCATCGCATCAGAAGGCGAAACGAGGAGAGAAAGACACGAGAGATTCCGGGCATGGGAGCTTATGTTGAGAGGCTCTGGATTTCACAATCTTGCTTTAAGCCCTTTCGCACTTTCGCAAGCCAAGCTCTTGTTAAGACTTCACTACCCTTCCGAGGGTTACAAACTTCATATTCTTAATGATTCTTTCTTCTTGGGGTGGCAAAACCAACATCTTTTCTCCGTTTCTTCTTGGCATTAA